From a region of the Agrobacterium tumefaciens genome:
- a CDS encoding TIGR03751 family conjugal transfer lipoprotein, with amino-acid sequence MHRIWINGLAVLVIAVALGGCSTSKEKLLPHDGQSMLDIWNEETGGNARGGQTARQLLDARQSLRRPLTEVDVKAAPAVNASYTRTAQNEIYRQFQRLPNPDLVMYVFPHLAGTDPVPVPGYTTVFPLYQRVQYAMPGERTEDY; translated from the coding sequence ATGCACAGGATCTGGATTAACGGCCTGGCGGTGCTGGTCATTGCCGTGGCGCTTGGCGGTTGCTCGACCAGCAAGGAAAAGCTGCTGCCTCACGATGGGCAGAGCATGCTGGATATCTGGAACGAGGAAACCGGCGGCAACGCCCGCGGCGGCCAGACCGCCCGGCAGCTGCTCGATGCAAGACAGTCGCTGCGCCGCCCGCTGACCGAAGTCGATGTGAAGGCCGCGCCGGCGGTCAATGCCAGCTACACCCGCACGGCGCAAAACGAGATCTACCGGCAGTTCCAACGCCTGCCGAATCCCGATCTGGTGATGTACGTGTTTCCCCATCTCGCGGGCACCGATCCGGTGCCTGTCCCCGGCTACACCACCGTCTTCCCACTGTACCAGCGCGTGCAATACGCTATGCCGGGCGAACGGACCGAGGATTACTGA
- a CDS encoding TIGR03752 family integrating conjugative element protein yields MKGNGLLKWLMIPMALLLVFVGVKLFSGGGSQPGRDGGTQLTPEEARALGIEGDTPRDTVATLVGQVRQLRTELQTALTDNKTQKAENERLRQREGAIDRRIQSALETERNQLKNDREQVASERQQTQGLLQDLQRQFENLSGKNGHADLPVGLGLEPGDGAGLGTDGVRWIEPEDARSDGKSRSPGTAGSFTFPNSFGPAQKTLDTTRETVADAGAKAAGISTARPVYTVPTNATLMGSISMTALIGRVPIDGTVNDPYPFKVLIGPDNLTANGIDIPDVAGAVVSGTASGDWTLSCVRGQIRSVTFVFHDGTIRTVPEDGDRGGNRQQSSNANGNSTQDGLGWISDPYGIPCVSGERRSNAQQYLGTQALITAAGAGAASLIKSDNGSVAVVANNNGSLGTVGISGNEAMGRILAGGVQDMSQWVNKLYGQAFAAVYVKPGAKVAVHLEQPLTIDYDPKGRKVDHRLGGASDAQDLD; encoded by the coding sequence ATGAAAGGTAATGGCCTGCTCAAGTGGTTGATGATCCCGATGGCGCTGCTGCTGGTGTTCGTCGGCGTGAAGCTGTTTTCCGGCGGAGGTAGCCAGCCTGGCCGGGACGGCGGAACCCAGCTCACACCGGAAGAAGCGAGGGCGCTCGGCATCGAAGGCGACACGCCGCGCGATACGGTGGCGACCCTGGTCGGCCAGGTTCGGCAGTTGCGCACCGAACTGCAGACGGCGCTGACCGACAACAAGACCCAGAAGGCGGAAAACGAACGCCTGCGTCAGCGCGAGGGCGCCATCGATCGCCGTATCCAGAGCGCCTTGGAGACCGAGCGCAACCAGCTGAAGAATGACCGCGAACAGGTTGCCAGCGAACGCCAGCAAACCCAGGGCCTGCTGCAGGACCTGCAGCGCCAGTTCGAAAACCTGAGCGGCAAGAACGGCCATGCCGATCTGCCGGTCGGGCTTGGCCTCGAACCCGGCGACGGCGCCGGGCTCGGAACCGATGGCGTGCGCTGGATCGAGCCGGAAGATGCACGCAGCGACGGCAAGAGCCGCAGCCCCGGCACGGCCGGGAGCTTCACATTCCCGAACAGCTTCGGCCCGGCACAGAAGACGCTGGACACCACCCGGGAGACGGTCGCGGATGCCGGAGCCAAGGCCGCCGGCATCTCCACCGCCAGGCCGGTCTATACCGTACCGACCAACGCCACGCTGATGGGTTCGATTTCGATGACGGCATTGATCGGGCGCGTCCCGATTGACGGGACCGTTAACGATCCATACCCCTTCAAAGTCCTGATCGGCCCGGACAACCTCACCGCGAACGGCATCGACATTCCCGATGTCGCCGGTGCGGTCGTCAGCGGCACGGCGTCGGGCGACTGGACGCTCTCGTGCGTGCGCGGGCAGATCCGCTCGGTCACCTTCGTGTTCCATGACGGCACCATCCGCACGGTTCCGGAGGACGGCGATCGTGGCGGCAACCGCCAGCAGAGCAGCAACGCCAATGGCAACAGTACGCAGGATGGCCTCGGCTGGATCAGCGATCCCTATGGCATTCCCTGCGTGAGCGGCGAACGGCGCAGCAACGCCCAGCAATACCTGGGCACCCAGGCGCTGATCACCGCGGCCGGAGCGGGTGCGGCGTCGCTGATCAAGTCGGACAACGGCAGCGTGGCGGTGGTCGCCAACAACAACGGCTCGCTCGGCACGGTCGGCATTTCCGGCAACGAAGCGATGGGCCGCATCCTGGCCGGTGGCGTCCAGGACATGTCGCAGTGGGTGAACAAGCTCTACGGCCAGGCGTTTGCGGCCGTGTACGTCAAGCCCGGCGCCAAGGTCGCGGTTCATCTCGAACAACCCCTCACCATCGATTACGACCCGAAGGGGCGCAAGGTCGATCATCGTCTCGGAGGTGCTTCTGATGCACAGGATCTGGATTAA
- a CDS encoding TIGR03749 family integrating conjugative element protein encodes MKHVLYALGLLVTTSLPTAVQALEILRWERLPLAVSLHVDQERVVFIDRNVRVGVPASLTGRLRVQSAGGAIYLRASEPIEPTRLQLQDADSGALILLDIAAEPAPAGQAPLEPVRIVEAEGAPTRYGDLAAAAKSDENGTQEAVSRTARETPVPVVLTRYAAQNLYAPLRTVEPISGITRVNLKRNLPLDTLLPTLPVRAQALAAWRLDGLWVTAVRLNNTSKRWLSLDPRDLQGDFMTGAFQHNTLGPAGTPDDTSVVYLVTKGHGLGESLLPTISPVNAALNLPEPKTPARKDGGRHER; translated from the coding sequence ATGAAACATGTCCTTTATGCCCTTGGACTGCTGGTGACCACGAGTTTGCCGACCGCGGTCCAGGCGCTGGAAATCCTGCGCTGGGAGCGGCTGCCGCTGGCGGTGTCCCTGCATGTGGACCAGGAGCGCGTCGTCTTCATCGACCGCAATGTCCGCGTCGGCGTCCCCGCATCGCTGACCGGCCGCCTCCGTGTCCAGAGCGCCGGCGGCGCAATCTACCTGCGGGCCAGCGAGCCGATCGAGCCCACCCGGCTGCAATTGCAGGACGCTGACAGCGGCGCCTTGATCCTGCTGGACATTGCAGCCGAACCTGCACCGGCCGGCCAGGCGCCGCTGGAGCCGGTGCGCATCGTCGAAGCCGAAGGCGCTCCGACCCGTTACGGCGACCTGGCAGCGGCCGCAAAGAGCGACGAAAACGGCACGCAGGAAGCGGTCTCCCGCACGGCTCGCGAGACGCCTGTGCCGGTGGTGCTGACGCGCTATGCGGCCCAGAATCTTTATGCGCCGCTGCGTACCGTCGAGCCGATATCCGGCATCACGCGCGTCAATCTGAAACGCAACCTGCCACTGGATACCTTGCTGCCGACCCTGCCGGTGCGAGCGCAGGCGCTCGCCGCCTGGCGCCTCGATGGCCTGTGGGTGACGGCGGTACGGCTGAACAACACCTCGAAGCGTTGGCTCTCTCTCGACCCTCGCGACCTGCAAGGCGACTTCATGACGGGGGCGTTCCAGCACAACACGCTGGGTCCGGCCGGCACGCCCGATGACACCTCGGTCGTCTATCTGGTGACGAAGGGGCACGGGCTGGGTGAATCGCTGCTGCCGACGATCAGCCCGGTCAATGCCGCGCTGAACCTGCCGGAACCCAAAACACCGGCTCGCAAGGATGGAGGCCGTCATGAAAGGTAA
- a CDS encoding TIGR03746 family integrating conjugative element protein, whose translation MSRFKNEITHLQAHIKTLRLGAGALLLVALVMGIGWWNAPRDLTIHVPPDLRSGSTRKWWEVPPESVYSFSFYIWQQLQRWPVNGDEDYARNIHVLSPYFTPSCQSFLRHDYEYRRTAGELRQRVRGIYEIPGRGYGEDPTLRVKTVSDRDWIVTLDVTADEYYGSEQVKRALVRYPLKVVRSDVDPERNPFGLAIDCYSGAPQRITTPDPVTPTGTTSGGLGGALGETP comes from the coding sequence GTGAGCCGGTTCAAGAATGAGATCACCCACCTGCAGGCGCACATCAAGACCCTGCGCCTCGGCGCGGGCGCCTTGCTCCTGGTGGCCCTGGTAATGGGGATCGGCTGGTGGAACGCGCCGCGCGACCTGACCATCCACGTGCCGCCGGACCTGCGCTCGGGCAGCACCAGGAAATGGTGGGAGGTGCCGCCAGAATCGGTTTATTCCTTCTCGTTTTATATCTGGCAGCAACTCCAGCGCTGGCCCGTCAACGGCGATGAAGACTACGCCCGCAACATCCATGTGCTGTCGCCGTACTTCACACCCTCCTGCCAGAGCTTCCTGCGCCACGACTACGAGTACCGCCGCACGGCCGGCGAGCTGCGTCAGCGGGTACGCGGGATCTACGAGATCCCCGGCCGAGGCTACGGCGAAGACCCCACGCTGCGGGTAAAGACGGTCTCGGACCGCGACTGGATCGTCACGCTCGATGTCACGGCGGACGAATACTACGGCTCCGAACAGGTCAAGCGCGCGTTGGTGCGCTACCCCCTCAAGGTCGTGCGCTCGGACGTCGATCCGGAACGCAACCCATTCGGCCTGGCCATCGACTGCTACAGCGGTGCGCCGCAGCGCATCACCACCCCCGACCCCGTGACACCGACCGGTACGACATCCGGCGGGCTCGGCGGCGCTTTGGGAGAGACGCCATGA
- a CDS encoding TIGR03750 family conjugal transfer protein, translating to MPEHQDVRPDGTVAFLPHRLNRHPVVVRGLTADELWVCAGLSGAAGLSVGIPLAIVFSMIAIAPTAIVLGIAAGVFAGGGMLRRQKRGRPDTWLYRQIQWWVARRHPGLAQFIGGRDLVTRSGYWTTRRRTAS from the coding sequence ATGCCTGAGCATCAGGACGTCCGGCCTGACGGAACGGTAGCGTTCCTGCCGCATCGCCTCAATCGCCATCCCGTGGTCGTGCGCGGCCTCACGGCGGATGAGTTGTGGGTGTGCGCAGGCCTGTCGGGCGCGGCCGGCCTGTCAGTGGGCATTCCGCTGGCGATCGTCTTCTCGATGATCGCCATCGCTCCCACCGCCATCGTGCTCGGCATCGCCGCCGGCGTCTTCGCCGGCGGCGGCATGCTGCGCCGCCAGAAACGCGGCAGGCCCGACACCTGGCTGTACCGGCAGATCCAGTGGTGGGTCGCGCGGCGGCACCCTGGCCTGGCCCAGTTCATCGGTGGCCGCGACCTGGTGACCCGTTCGGGCTACTGGACCACCAGACGGAGGACCGCCTCGTGA
- a CDS encoding TIGR03745 family integrating conjugative element membrane protein — protein sequence MNPVSHPFRSTRIAALASLPAFAMLSSLAQAQGLPTLEDPSRGTGSGIMDTLRNYGYDIVMLIALLVVASMFVGVCYHAYGTYAEIHTGRKTWGQFGLTVAVGAVLLVVGIWLLTEATGVL from the coding sequence ATGAACCCGGTTTCGCATCCCTTCCGCTCCACGCGCATCGCAGCCCTGGCGTCCCTGCCGGCGTTTGCCATGCTGAGTTCACTCGCCCAGGCCCAGGGCCTGCCCACGCTTGAAGACCCGTCGCGCGGCACGGGCTCGGGCATCATGGATACGCTGCGCAACTACGGCTACGACATCGTGATGCTGATCGCCTTGCTGGTGGTCGCGTCGATGTTCGTGGGCGTGTGCTACCACGCCTACGGCACGTATGCCGAAATCCACACGGGCCGCAAAACCTGGGGACAGTTCGGTTTGACGGTGGCAGTTGGCGCGGTCCTGCTGGTCGTCGGCATCTGGCTGCTCACCGAAGCCACCGGCGTTCTGTGA
- a CDS encoding TIGR03758 family integrating conjugative element protein — MNASQVTAFQANGGFTPSAVSVVLVGAVFAVLLLWGVWALRTAYVGWSEQRISQRQFLGVAVRFVAMYVVLTFFLLS; from the coding sequence ATGAATGCCAGCCAGGTCACCGCCTTCCAGGCCAACGGCGGCTTCACCCCATCCGCCGTATCCGTCGTGCTGGTCGGCGCCGTGTTCGCGGTCCTGCTCTTGTGGGGCGTGTGGGCGCTGCGCACTGCCTATGTCGGCTGGTCGGAGCAGCGGATTTCCCAGCGTCAGTTCCTCGGCGTCGCGGTGCGTTTTGTCGCGATGTACGTCGTGCTGACTTTTTTCCTCCTCTCGTAA
- a CDS encoding raqprd family integrative conjugative element protein, giving the protein MARSYRSALARRSALAALVLAGLSTALPATAADDSNEKEHLAAVVRQLDLLDRLAKQSAATASQERARYHFDYTRLAADLQRMRAGINDYLTPQRAQPRDPAALQGDYRQDSEQEPKK; this is encoded by the coding sequence ATGGCACGGTCCTACCGCTCGGCACTTGCAAGGCGCAGCGCGCTCGCGGCGCTGGTGCTTGCCGGCCTGTCGACGGCTCTGCCGGCGACCGCGGCCGACGACAGCAATGAGAAGGAACATCTGGCGGCAGTCGTTCGCCAGCTGGATCTGCTCGATCGCCTCGCGAAGCAATCCGCCGCGACCGCATCGCAGGAGCGCGCCCGCTATCACTTCGACTACACGCGCCTTGCTGCTGACCTGCAGCGCATGCGGGCCGGCATCAACGACTACCTGACGCCGCAGCGCGCCCAGCCACGCGACCCCGCGGCATTGCAGGGCGACTACCGACAGGACTCCGAACAGGAGCCGAAGAAATGA
- a CDS encoding helix-turn-helix transcriptional regulator: MKADNDDRRSRESDKLDAPLPLPVERAIRKLGSDVALARRRRRISQASLAERMGASVSTVRRMEKGDVRVPIHFFARALHVFGEIQALAGLLDTARDDIGLTLMDEHLPKRVRSKSPTSGAL; this comes from the coding sequence ATGAAGGCAGATAACGATGATAGGCGCTCCCGTGAGAGCGATAAATTAGATGCACCACTGCCGTTGCCTGTCGAGCGTGCGATCCGCAAGCTCGGCAGCGACGTCGCGCTGGCGCGTAGGCGCCGCCGGATTTCGCAGGCCTCTCTGGCCGAGCGGATGGGCGCATCCGTGTCTACCGTCCGGCGCATGGAAAAAGGCGATGTGCGTGTGCCCATCCACTTCTTCGCCCGCGCCCTGCATGTCTTTGGCGAGATACAGGCCCTGGCTGGGTTGCTGGATACCGCGCGCGACGACATCGGCCTGACATTGATGGACGAACACCTTCCCAAACGCGTGCGCAGCAAGTCACCGACATCGGGGGCGCTATGA
- a CDS encoding type II toxin-antitoxin system HipA family toxin, with translation MKSAVSIRQQIQVCIGKAGTPVGTLVYVKQGRRENTTFAYDQSWLASPHGFNVSADLALHSGYQPRRAPSAHDSVFHFALADTAPDAWGRRVIARDHARRRKDNAALAPLTELDYLLAVDDFSRVGALRLRDQGGRYCRTVDEGRRSTPPLLELQRIYQASRAVEQGQESTEDLRYLQGKGTSLGGMRPKSTVVDEDGALAIGKFPSVGDARSVTRGEVLALCLAQRAGIDAAPARVVEIEGTPVAVIRRFDRDGVDGRIPYQSAASLLQASREEDRSYTEIADAIRSVGYSPTADVQQLWRRLVFNLLITNVDDHLQNHGFLHVEKGLWRLAPAFDVNPFPDKDRESKTWLSEQDGPITDLEMLLARSAYFSLSRNDALAVLEEVHAAVLDWREVALGAAVGLRSNELDDFAPAFEHEQMSLAKALLG, from the coding sequence ATGAAATCCGCAGTTTCTATACGCCAGCAGATCCAGGTCTGCATCGGCAAGGCCGGCACGCCTGTCGGCACCCTCGTCTATGTCAAGCAGGGGCGCCGCGAAAACACCACCTTTGCCTACGACCAGAGCTGGCTGGCAAGCCCGCACGGGTTCAATGTGTCCGCCGACCTTGCGCTTCACTCTGGCTATCAGCCACGCCGCGCGCCGTCAGCGCACGATTCGGTCTTTCACTTCGCCCTTGCCGATACGGCTCCGGACGCCTGGGGGCGCAGGGTCATCGCGCGGGACCACGCCAGGCGCCGCAAGGACAACGCAGCACTCGCACCGCTGACCGAACTGGATTACCTGCTGGCGGTCGACGACTTCAGCCGGGTGGGCGCCTTGCGCCTGCGCGATCAGGGCGGCCGCTATTGCAGGACGGTCGATGAAGGCCGGCGCAGCACGCCGCCGCTTCTGGAGCTGCAGCGCATCTACCAGGCCAGCCGCGCGGTCGAGCAAGGCCAGGAAAGCACCGAGGATCTGCGCTACCTGCAGGGAAAGGGCACGTCGCTTGGCGGCATGCGTCCCAAGAGCACGGTGGTCGATGAGGATGGCGCGCTGGCGATCGGAAAATTCCCGAGCGTGGGGGATGCGCGCAGCGTGACGCGCGGCGAGGTACTGGCCCTGTGCCTGGCGCAGCGCGCCGGCATCGATGCCGCGCCTGCCCGCGTCGTCGAGATTGAGGGCACGCCGGTCGCGGTCATTCGCCGCTTCGATCGCGATGGGGTCGATGGACGCATTCCGTACCAATCCGCTGCTTCGTTGCTCCAGGCCTCCCGTGAAGAGGACCGAAGCTATACCGAGATCGCCGACGCGATTCGTTCTGTGGGGTATTCACCAACCGCAGACGTGCAACAATTATGGCGTCGGCTGGTGTTCAATCTGCTGATCACCAATGTGGATGACCATCTACAGAACCATGGCTTTCTGCACGTCGAAAAGGGGCTTTGGCGGCTGGCGCCGGCTTTCGACGTCAATCCTTTTCCCGACAAGGATCGGGAATCGAAGACCTGGCTGTCGGAGCAGGACGGACCGATCACCGACCTTGAGATGCTGCTGGCCCGAAGCGCCTATTTCTCATTGAGCAGGAACGATGCGCTGGCTGTGCTGGAGGAGGTGCATGCCGCCGTACTGGATTGGCGGGAGGTCGCGCTGGGGGCGGCGGTGGGGCTGCGCTCGAACGAACTGGACGACTTCGCGCCGGCGTTCGAGCACGAGCAGATGTCGCTTGCGAAAGCGTTGCTCGGCTGA
- the csrA gene encoding carbon storage regulator CsrA, translated as MLILTRRIGEIIRIGDDITVTVLGVNGQQVKFGTTAPRDVDVHRQEIYERIHHGSASGFSGKHPY; from the coding sequence ATGCTTATTCTGACGCGCCGCATTGGCGAGATCATCCGTATCGGCGACGACATCACTGTCACTGTCCTTGGCGTCAACGGCCAGCAGGTTAAATTCGGCACGACCGCGCCAAGGGACGTGGATGTTCATCGGCAGGAAATCTACGAGCGAATTCATCACGGAAGCGCTTCGGGTTTCTCCGGCAAGCATCCTTATTAG
- a CDS encoding TIGR03747 family integrating conjugative element membrane protein has translation MSDPAATAQRQQNRQQGLIAGIITLPFRLFGVLCGSLLLCIVIECVGMHLFWPDQGWRHAQGMLDYELAQLSGHFTRSALVQEPGRTAHWLVEQAYEWIFVKTGFLEWMRNAANQASAPSHSGTRDFRYYISQAYVWIESYLIAAAFTTLVFLVRLMVLVLTLPLFLMAAFVGLVDGLVRRDIRRFGAGRESGFIYHRAKASLMPLAVLPWVIYLALPLSVSPLLILLPSAVLLGLATDIAAGSFKKYL, from the coding sequence ATGAGTGATCCGGCCGCCACCGCGCAACGCCAGCAGAACCGCCAGCAAGGACTGATCGCAGGCATCATCACGCTGCCGTTTCGCCTATTCGGCGTTCTGTGCGGCTCGCTGCTCCTTTGCATCGTCATCGAATGCGTGGGCATGCACCTGTTCTGGCCGGATCAAGGATGGCGGCACGCACAGGGAATGCTCGACTATGAACTGGCCCAGCTCTCCGGTCATTTCACCCGCAGCGCTCTGGTGCAGGAACCGGGACGCACCGCGCATTGGCTGGTCGAACAGGCCTACGAGTGGATCTTCGTCAAGACAGGCTTCCTGGAGTGGATGCGCAACGCCGCGAACCAGGCCAGCGCCCCCAGCCACAGCGGAACGCGCGATTTCCGGTACTACATCAGCCAGGCATATGTCTGGATAGAAAGCTACCTGATCGCTGCAGCGTTCACGACCCTGGTCTTCCTCGTGCGCCTGATGGTGCTGGTGCTGACGTTGCCGCTATTCCTGATGGCCGCCTTCGTAGGGCTGGTCGACGGCCTGGTGCGCCGCGACATCCGCCGCTTCGGCGCCGGACGCGAATCCGGCTTCATCTATCATCGCGCCAAAGCATCGCTGATGCCGCTGGCCGTGCTGCCATGGGTGATCTACCTGGCGCTACCCCTGAGTGTCAGCCCCTTGCTCATCCTGCTGCCCAGCGCGGTGCTGCTGGGACTGGCGACGGACATCGCAGCCGGAAGCTTCAAGAAATATTTGTGA
- the traD gene encoding type IV conjugative transfer system coupling protein TraD has protein sequence MAQPHAVEVLLRPAVELYTVAVCAGAALVCMVAPWSLALSPLLGSGSALAFLVFGGIRLREAMAILRYRRNIRRLPRYVMTSRQVPVSRQRLFIGRGFRWDQRHTHRLMQTYRPEFRRYVEPTPIYRLARRVEERLEFAPFPLSKLARVIAWDNPLNPARPLPPVGGMPRLHGIEPHEIDVTLPLGERVGHSLVLGTTRVGKTRLAELFITQDIRRRNAAGEHEVVIAFDPKGDADLLKRMYVEAKRAGREGEFYVFHLGWPDISSRYNAVGRFGRISEVATRIAGQLSGEGNSAAFREFAWRFVNIIARALVELGQRPDYLLIQRHVVNIDALFIEYAQHYFASHEQKAWEVIVQLEGRINDKNTPRHMMGREKRVVALEQYLSQVRVYDPVLDGLRSAVRYDRTYFDKIVASLLPLLEKLTTGKTAQLLAPNYSDLNDPRPIFDWMQIIRKRAVVYVGLDALSDAEVAAAVGNSMFSDLVSVAGHIYKFGIDDGLPGTASGVKLPINVHADEFNELMGDEFIPMVNKGGGAGLQVTAYTQTLSDIEARIGNRAKAGQVVGNFNNLFMLRVRETATAELLTKQLPKVEVYTTSLMSGATDSSDIRGQTDFTSNTQDRITTTSVPLIEPAHVVALPKGQAFALLEGGNLWKVRMPLPAPDPDEAMPRDLQQLAGYMRQHYVEAGDWWENQGLPGLQDEPLPDDLLDDFRHITSAAADGEAVI, from the coding sequence ATGGCCCAGCCTCATGCGGTCGAAGTGCTGCTGCGGCCAGCGGTGGAGCTATACACCGTTGCGGTTTGCGCCGGCGCCGCGTTGGTGTGCATGGTGGCACCATGGTCGCTCGCGTTAAGCCCGCTGCTGGGATCCGGCAGCGCTCTGGCATTCCTCGTCTTTGGCGGCATCCGCCTGCGCGAGGCGATGGCCATCTTGCGATACCGCCGCAATATCCGCCGCCTGCCTCGCTATGTCATGACCAGTCGCCAGGTGCCGGTCAGTCGGCAGCGCCTGTTTATCGGCCGCGGCTTTCGCTGGGACCAGCGCCACACGCACCGGCTGATGCAGACCTATCGGCCGGAATTCCGGCGCTACGTCGAGCCGACACCGATCTACCGCCTTGCCCGGCGCGTTGAAGAGCGTCTGGAGTTCGCACCGTTTCCACTTTCGAAGCTCGCCCGGGTGATAGCATGGGACAACCCGTTGAATCCCGCGCGGCCGCTGCCACCAGTGGGAGGCATGCCACGCCTGCACGGCATCGAACCGCACGAAATCGACGTCACCCTGCCGCTCGGCGAACGGGTCGGCCACTCGCTTGTGCTGGGCACCACGCGCGTCGGCAAGACCCGGCTGGCCGAATTGTTCATCACCCAGGACATCCGCCGGCGCAACGCCGCCGGAGAGCATGAGGTCGTTATCGCTTTCGACCCCAAGGGTGACGCAGACCTTTTGAAACGAATGTACGTCGAGGCCAAACGCGCCGGGCGCGAGGGCGAGTTCTATGTGTTTCATCTGGGATGGCCCGACATTTCGTCACGCTACAACGCCGTGGGGCGCTTCGGCCGTATCAGTGAAGTGGCGACCCGCATCGCAGGGCAGCTTTCGGGCGAAGGCAACAGTGCGGCGTTCCGTGAATTCGCATGGCGCTTCGTCAACATCATCGCCAGAGCCCTGGTGGAACTGGGGCAGCGGCCGGACTACCTACTGATCCAGCGCCATGTGGTGAACATCGACGCCCTGTTCATCGAATATGCCCAACACTACTTCGCCAGCCATGAGCAGAAGGCGTGGGAGGTCATCGTCCAACTCGAAGGCCGGATCAACGACAAGAATACGCCTCGTCACATGATGGGCCGCGAGAAGCGCGTGGTAGCGTTGGAGCAGTATCTCTCCCAGGTGCGCGTGTACGATCCCGTGCTCGATGGTCTGCGTTCGGCAGTGCGTTATGACCGCACCTATTTCGACAAGATCGTCGCGTCTTTGTTGCCGTTGCTCGAAAAGCTCACGACCGGCAAAACCGCGCAGCTGCTCGCGCCGAACTATTCCGACCTGAACGATCCGCGGCCGATCTTCGACTGGATGCAGATCATCCGCAAGAGGGCGGTCGTCTACGTTGGCCTTGATGCGCTGTCGGATGCGGAGGTCGCGGCAGCGGTCGGCAACTCGATGTTCAGCGATCTGGTATCCGTGGCCGGACACATCTACAAATTCGGGATCGATGACGGGCTTCCCGGCACGGCCTCCGGGGTGAAATTGCCGATCAACGTCCATGCCGACGAATTCAACGAACTCATGGGCGATGAATTCATCCCCATGGTCAACAAGGGCGGCGGCGCCGGCCTGCAAGTCACGGCCTACACCCAGACCCTCAGTGATATCGAAGCGAGGATCGGCAACCGTGCCAAAGCCGGCCAGGTGGTCGGCAACTTCAATAATCTCTTCATGTTGCGCGTGCGCGAAACAGCGACGGCAGAGTTGCTGACCAAGCAGCTTCCAAAGGTCGAGGTCTACACTACGTCGCTGATGAGCGGCGCAACCGACAGTTCGGATATTCGCGGGCAGACCGATTTCACCAGCAACACCCAGGACAGGATCACGACCACCAGCGTGCCGTTGATCGAGCCGGCGCACGTGGTGGCACTACCGAAAGGGCAGGCCTTTGCATTGCTGGAGGGTGGGAACCTCTGGAAGGTGCGCATGCCGTTGCCGGCGCCAGATCCCGACGAGGCGATGCCCAGGGATCTGCAACAACTGGCGGGCTACATGCGTCAGCACTACGTGGAGGCTGGCGACTGGTGGGAAAACCAGGGACTTCCGGGCCTGCAGGATGAACCGCTACCGGACGACCTGCTGGACGACTTTCGGCATATCACCTCGGCCGCGGCCGATGGCGAGGCGGTCATATGA